One window of Microbacterium sediminis genomic DNA carries:
- a CDS encoding LacI family DNA-binding transcriptional regulator: MSIAEVARLAGVSTATVSRALSGRGHVSAAARERVVAAARELGYVVSQAASSLASGRTRNVGIVLPFLGRWYFSSVLEGAQRRLMHVGYDVTLYNLAGQDGERAIVFEDFLLRQRVDAVIAVALELTEAERTSLQAIGKPIVGVGGPIEGVRTLMIDDVAVARLATEHLIGLDHHRIGLIGGDQASDADFHMPAKRLRGWQAAMREAGIEPDPRLMAQADFTLQGGYAAAKQLFGAPRAERPTAVFAASDEMAFGAILAARDLGLSVPDDISIVGIDDHDMAEFFGLTTVAQFPREQGARAVDVLMAQLQPGGDTAEDTPLPFELRVRRSTARPRG, encoded by the coding sequence GTGAGCATCGCGGAGGTCGCGCGACTGGCCGGCGTCTCGACGGCGACCGTGTCGCGCGCCCTCTCAGGCCGCGGGCACGTCTCGGCCGCCGCGCGGGAGCGCGTGGTGGCCGCGGCGCGCGAGCTCGGCTACGTCGTGTCGCAGGCGGCGTCGAGCCTCGCGAGCGGCCGCACGCGCAACGTCGGCATCGTGCTGCCGTTCCTCGGCCGCTGGTACTTCTCCTCGGTGCTGGAGGGGGCCCAGCGGCGCCTCATGCACGTGGGCTACGACGTGACGCTCTACAACCTCGCGGGGCAGGACGGCGAGCGCGCGATCGTGTTCGAGGACTTCCTGCTGCGCCAGCGCGTCGACGCCGTGATCGCCGTCGCCCTCGAGCTCACCGAGGCCGAGCGGACGAGCCTGCAGGCGATCGGCAAGCCGATCGTCGGGGTGGGCGGTCCGATCGAGGGCGTGCGCACGCTCATGATCGACGACGTGGCCGTCGCGCGCCTGGCGACCGAGCACCTCATCGGGCTCGATCACCACCGCATCGGGCTGATCGGGGGCGACCAGGCGTCCGACGCCGACTTCCACATGCCCGCCAAGCGCCTGCGGGGGTGGCAGGCGGCGATGCGCGAGGCCGGGATCGAGCCGGACCCGCGGCTCATGGCACAGGCGGACTTCACGCTGCAGGGCGGCTACGCCGCGGCCAAGCAGCTCTTCGGCGCCCCGCGCGCCGAGCGGCCGACGGCGGTGTTCGCCGCCTCGGACGAGATGGCGTTCGGCGCGATCCTCGCCGCGCGCGACCTGGGCCTGAGCGTCCCCGACGACATCTCGATCGTGGGGATCGACGATCACGACATGGCGGAGTTCTTCGGGCTCACCACGGTGGCGCAGTTCCCGCGGGAGCAGGGCGCGCGGGCCGTGGACGTGCTCATGGCGCAGCTGCAGCCCGGTGGCGACACCGCCGAGGACACCCCGCTGCCGTTCGAGCTGCGCGTGCGCCGCTCGACCGCCCGGCCGCGCGGCTAG